In Candidatus Omnitrophota bacterium, the sequence TGAATATCCGAAACCTCCGGAGATTGATTGGCTAATAGTTCGCGCAGCCGATCAGAAAATTCCGGGTCAGTCAATAGACATCCGCCGGAAGGCACGGGATAATTGCTGATGCCTTTTTGTTTAGCTAAATCTATCTGGTAATTCCTCCCGCGGCCCTGAATATTTAATAATTTATTCCGGTTAACTATGCCGTTTTGTTCGGCAATAGTGGGCCTGAGAAGTTTGGCTGAAAGAGGCCTTAATATTTTACCCTTTAACCCGGCTGCCTTCTCAACCAAATTAAACGCTTCCTGGCGCTGAGACATCGGACGTTCACCCAAAACCTCGCCGGTAACCAAAAATGACGCTCCCGCTTCTTTCATATATTCTGCCGCTTTTTTTAACATACAGACCCGGCAGTCAAGACAAGGGTTCATATTTTTACCGTATCCATATTGGGGAGATTTAACTATACAAATGTGTTCCGGGGTAATATCAAAAATTTTCAACTTTACTCCAATGTTATCTATTGTTGGCAGAGCCTCATTTTTTATAAAAAAAACAGACATAAAGTTAACCGCCTCTATTTCTATCTGTTGTTCTAACATAAGCCGGCCGGCCAAAATACTATCCAGCCCCCCGGAAAATAAAATTACTGCTTTTCTATTCATCCAAGCCCCTTAATTTCTCTAACCCCCTAGAAAAATACGCTGTTAAACAATCGTCCTCCCGGCTAATAATTATTGCCTCGGCTCCAGCTAAACTATTTATCAGTTTTAACCCTTTTTCTTTACCCAAGACAAACACAGCTGTAGCTAAACCATCAGCCTCAAAGCAATCAGAAGCCAGGACTGTTACGCTGACTATTTCGTTCTCGACCGGCCGGCCGGTCCTGGGGTCAATCAAATGGGAAAAACTCTTTCCGTCTTTTAAAAAGAAATTCTCATAATCACCGGAAGTGGCACAGGCCTTATTTTCCAACTTTAGAGTGGTTATAATTCGAGAAAAATGACGGGGATCTTTAATGCCGATAATCCAAGGCATTCTTTTGGCATTTAAACCCAAACAACATATATCACCCCCGGCATTAACCAGGGCATTGTTTATTCCTTCGCTTTTTAATGCCTTAATGGCTTTATCAACCGCGTATCCTTTAGCCACGGCTCCAAGATCAATCCGCATTCCCTCTTTGGCAAATCCAATTTTCTTTTCCTCGTCATCAATAATAATGCTATGATAACCAACCATTGAAAGAGCTTTGTCTATCTGTTCTAAAGAAGGCAGGTTTTCTATTCTTCCTTTTTGGCCAAAACCCCAGAGTTCTATTACCGGTCCCAGAGTTACATCAAAAGCACCGGAAGACAGCCGGCTAATCCAAATAGACTTTTTGATAACCTCTAACAACTCATCGCTGACAACCGCCATTTGTCCCTTACCCGACCTGTTTATTTCACTCAGCTGACTATCGGTTCGGTATATACTCATTAATTTATTTATGCTGTCCATCTCTTCAAACGCCTTATCAACAGCTCTTTTAATCTGCTCAGGTTTTTTATCCCCCTCAGCAACCGAAATTTCAACCACTGTACCCATTAATATCCTGGTGCGTTTAAAATCTTTCTTTCCGCAGCCGGATAAAAAAATTATTGTCAATAAAGTAACCGCTAAAAATTTCTTCATCTTCTTTGACTGAAAATACAGCCGCAATAAGTCTGGCGATAAAGCCGGTATTTTTTACTTAGCTCTATTGCTCTCCTAAAACCATCTCTTTTTTTAAAGTCTCTCTCCAAAAAAAATGAACCGGCTAATGTTTTACCTATCCTGTTTATTGCTTCGCTATTTTTGTGAGGGCTTACGGTCAAAGTAGTAGTAAAGCCATCAAATCCTTCCTGCTTGGCAAACCGCCGGGTCTCATCCAGTCTTGTTCTAAAACAAATTTCGCATCTTTTCCTGCCCTCCGGTTCCTCCTCCAGGCCTTTTGTTAGTTTAAACCACGCCCCCACGTCGTATTTGCCAATAAAAAAAGGAAAATTAAGCCTTTTGGCAAAATTTTCCAGATCATTTAACCTTTTAAGGTATTCAGGTTCGGGGTGAATGTTAGGATTATAAAAAAATCCGCTTACCTGGTTTCCTTCTTCTCTTAACTTTTCTATACACGCAGAAGCGCAAACCGCACAGCATATATGAAGTAATATTTTCATTTCTGGCACTTCGGGCAAAAGCAAGTCGTCCGGCCTTCAAGGGATATTCTCTTTAGCGAAGTGCCGCAAGAAAAACACTTCTCTCCCCTCCGGCCATAAACCTTAAGCCGAAGATGAAAACTCCCTTTTTCACCCCGGCTATCGGTATAATTATTTACTGAAGAGCCTCGATATTTAACAGCGTCTTTTAAAATCTTCTTTAATGC encodes:
- a CDS encoding tRNA 4-thiouridine(8) synthase ThiI; the encoded protein is MNRKAVILFSGGLDSILAGRLMLEQQIEIEAVNFMSVFFIKNEALPTIDNIGVKLKIFDITPEHICIVKSPQYGYGKNMNPCLDCRVCMLKKAAEYMKEAGASFLVTGEVLGERPMSQRQEAFNLVEKAAGLKGKILRPLSAKLLRPTIAEQNGIVNRNKLLNIQGRGRNYQIDLAKQKGISNYPVPSGGCLLTDPEFSDRLRELLANQSPEVSDIQLLKYGRHFRLSNGFKVIIARDEKEIECLLGLAEQGDMIFDLADFAGPITIVKGRRNTDGLGWIKNIAALTARYSKVRDKKEVRVKYCCVPQKTEEYVLVTPRSAEELGIARI
- a CDS encoding FAD:protein FMN transferase, translating into MKKFLAVTLLTIIFLSGCGKKDFKRTRILMGTVVEISVAEGDKKPEQIKRAVDKAFEEMDSINKLMSIYRTDSQLSEINRSGKGQMAVVSDELLEVIKKSIWISRLSSGAFDVTLGPVIELWGFGQKGRIENLPSLEQIDKALSMVGYHSIIIDDEEKKIGFAKEGMRIDLGAVAKGYAVDKAIKALKSEGINNALVNAGGDICCLGLNAKRMPWIIGIKDPRHFSRIITTLKLENKACATSGDYENFFLKDGKSFSHLIDPRTGRPVENEIVSVTVLASDCFEADGLATAVFVLGKEKGLKLINSLAGAEAIIISREDDCLTAYFSRGLEKLRGLDE
- a CDS encoding epoxyqueuosine reductase QueH; its protein translation is MKILLHICCAVCASACIEKLREEGNQVSGFFYNPNIHPEPEYLKRLNDLENFAKRLNFPFFIGKYDVGAWFKLTKGLEEEPEGRKRCEICFRTRLDETRRFAKQEGFDGFTTTLTVSPHKNSEAINRIGKTLAGSFFLERDFKKRDGFRRAIELSKKYRLYRQTYCGCIFSQRR